One genomic window of Paramormyrops kingsleyae isolate MSU_618 chromosome 20, PKINGS_0.4, whole genome shotgun sequence includes the following:
- the LOC111853459 gene encoding uncharacterized protein yields MERTSGMSLSDEHPGVFQPVFWWTDQNETPAVGSESYATDQGRRMPSCSKTSCQTNQKPSQQGVEEGKKEEGEFLVSEVEGTVNESPRKVKWSMNGAAVQDVNEEELTGSLSLHTDGRSKECVKPPNPARRVDESSQTFPCSQGPFSYTADIDLHRYIKKSHPKEYVRQLRTGSVNTTQDSLTSAGPSAAQPSTDTLSTLEEASTDTLTVRQGSHGEKTFNMNRDCKIHRQTRTEKSHRRSECGKSFSHSGQLKRHQQIYTGERPYQCSQCEKSFNQLGHLKEHQRIHTGERPYQCSQCEKSFSRSGSLKIHQRIHTGERPYLCSQCEKSFSHLGHLKEHQRIHTGERPYQCSQCGKSFSHSGSLKIHQRIHTGERPYQCSQCGRSFSHSGSLKIHQRIHTGERPYQCSQCEKSFSHLGHLKIHQQIHTGERPYRCSQCEKSFSHLGQLKEHQRIHTGERPYLCSQCGKSFSVLGILKKHQRIHTGERPYQCFQCEKIFSHLGSLKEHQRIHTGERPYQCSQCGRSFSRSRSLKIHQQIHTGETPYPCSQCEKSFSHLGHLKEHQLIHTGERPYPCSQCEKSFSHLGHLKMHQQIHTGERPYRCSQCEKSFSHLGHLKKHQRIHTRERPYQCPECGKNFSELGTLKKHQRIHTGERPYQCSQ; encoded by the exons ATGGAAAGGACTTCAGGCATGAGTTTGTCAGATGAG CATCCAGGAGTTTTCCAACCTGTATTCTGGTGGACCGATCAGAACGAAACCCCTGCTGTGGGGTCAGAGTCATATGCCACAGACCAGGGAAGGAGG ATGCCTTCCTGCAGTAAAACCAGCTGCCAGACAAACCAGAAACCTTCCCAGCAGGGAGTCGAAGAGGGTAAAAAAGAGGAGGGGGAATTCCTGGTATCTGAGGTTGAAGGGACTGTGAACGAGAGCCCCCGAAAGGTGAAATGGAGT ATGAATGGTGCAGCGGTTCAGGATGTGAATGAGGAGGAGCTGACTGGTTCTCTTTCGTTACACACTGATGGGAGGAGCAAAGAGTGTGTGAAACCTCCAAACCCAG CAAGGAGAGTGGATGAATCCTCCCAAACCTTTCCTTGTTCTcagggtccattctcctacacTGCAGACATTGACCTGCACAGATATATCAAGAAATCTCACCCCAAGGAGTATGTCAGACAGCTGAGGACTGGATCTGTCAACACAACCCAAGATTCACTAACATCTGCTGGCCCCAGTGCCGCTCAGCCCAGTACAGACACACTCAGTACCCTGGAAgaagccagtacagacacactgacagtaCGACAGGGTTCCCACGGTGAGAAGACTTTCAATATGAACAGAGACTGTAAAATACACAGGCAGACTCGCACAGAGAAGTCCCATCGGCGTTctgagtgtgggaagagcttcagtcattCAGGACAACTAAAGAGGCATCAGCAAATttacacaggggagaggccctaccagtgctcccagtgtgagaaGAGCTTTAATCAGTTAGGACACCTAAAGGAACACCaacggattcacacaggagagaggccctaccagtgctcccagtgtgagaaGAGCTTTAGTCGTTCAGGAAGCCTAAAGATACACCAACGGATTCACAcgggggagaggccctacctgtgctcccagtgtgagaaGAGCTTTAGTCATTTAGGACACCTAAAGGAACACCaacggattcacacaggggagaggccctaccagtgctcccagtgtgggaagagctttagtcatTCAGGAAGCCTAAAGATACACCaacggattcacacaggagagaggccctaccagtgctcccagtgtgggaggAGCTTTAGTCATTCAGGAAGCCTAAAGatacaccagcggattcacacgggggagaggccctaccagtgctcccagtgtgagaaGAGCTTTAGTCATTTAGGACACCTAAAGATACACCAacagattcacacaggggagaggccctaccggtgctcccagtgtgagaaGAGCTTTAGTCATTTAGGACAACTAAAGGAACACCaacggattcacacaggggagaggccctacctatgctcccagtgtgggaagagctttagtgtgTTAGGAATCCTCAAGaagcaccagcggattcacacgggagagaggccctaccagtgcttcCAGTGTGAGAAGATCTTTAGTCATTTAGGAAGCTTAAAGGAACACCaacggattcacacaggagagaggccctaccagtgctcccagtgtggcaGGAGCTTTAGTCGTTCAAGAAGCCTAAAGATACACCAACAGATTCACACGGGGGAGACGCCCTACCCATGCTCCCAGTGTGAGAAGAGCTTTAGTCATTTAGGACATCTAAAGGAACACCAactgattcacacaggagagaggccttacccgtgctcccagtgtgagaaGAGCTTTAGTCATTTAGGACACCTAAAGATGCACCAacagattcacacaggggagaggccctaccggtgctcccagtgtgagaaGAGCTTTAGTCATTTAGGACACCTAAAGaagcaccagcggattcacacacgggagaggccctaccagtgcccCGAGTGTGGGAAGAACTTTAGTGAgttaggaaccctaaagaagcaccagcggattcacacgggagagaggccctaccagtgctcccagtga